In the genome of Kitasatospora cathayae, one region contains:
- a CDS encoding GntR family transcriptional regulator, with protein sequence MTGSSGDKRPKYQRIADSLKAAVDAGRYRAGDRLPGENDLMDEYGVARMTARQALGVLQSEGIAEARKGAGVFVRDFRPLRRRGIQRLAQGQWGSGRSIWSADIDNRSLVVDQVSVTEQGAPEHVARVLGVEPGVPMCVRHRRFVLDGKPVLLSISYLPAVLVAGTAITREDTGPGGTYARLAELGAKPVHFREEVRSRMPAAEEAARLELSAGTPVILICRTAFADEGQVVELNEMILDAASYVLEYDFDA encoded by the coding sequence ATGACCGGCAGCAGTGGCGACAAACGGCCCAAGTACCAGCGGATCGCCGACTCCCTGAAGGCGGCCGTCGACGCCGGCCGCTACCGCGCGGGCGACCGGCTGCCCGGCGAGAACGACCTGATGGACGAGTACGGTGTGGCCCGGATGACCGCCCGCCAGGCGCTGGGCGTGCTGCAGAGCGAGGGCATCGCGGAGGCCCGCAAGGGCGCGGGGGTGTTCGTCCGGGACTTCCGGCCCCTGCGTCGGCGCGGCATCCAGCGGCTGGCGCAGGGGCAGTGGGGTTCCGGTCGGTCGATATGGTCCGCGGACATCGACAACCGCAGTCTGGTGGTCGACCAGGTGTCGGTCACCGAGCAGGGCGCGCCCGAACACGTGGCCCGGGTGCTCGGGGTGGAGCCGGGCGTCCCGATGTGCGTGCGGCACCGCCGCTTCGTCCTGGACGGCAAGCCGGTGCTGCTCTCCATTTCCTACCTGCCGGCCGTCCTGGTCGCCGGCACCGCGATCACCCGCGAGGACACCGGTCCCGGCGGCACCTACGCCCGGTTGGCCGAGCTCGGCGCCAAGCCCGTGCACTTCCGCGAGGAGGTCCGCTCCCGGATGCCCGCCGCCGAGGAGGCCGCCCGCCTCGAACTCTCCGCCGGCACCCCGGTCATCCTGATCTGCCGCACCGCCTTCGCCGACGAGGGGCAGGTCGTCGAACTCAACGAGATGATCCTCGACGCCGCCTCCTACGTCCTGGAGTACGACTTCGACGCATGA
- a CDS encoding GNAT family N-acetyltransferase — MTEVRPAVPADAPELVRLRNLMFEEMPGMAALAGPGAWQTTAERMLRERLAAPAEELTMPSFVVDDPGRPGRLAACAVGTLEERLPSPGNPDGLFGFVFNICTDPDHRRRGYARACTEALLDWFDGRRVGRIDLHASSGGEALYRSLGFSEHSIALSRQRSY, encoded by the coding sequence ATGACCGAGGTCCGACCCGCCGTCCCGGCCGACGCGCCCGAGCTCGTCCGACTGCGCAACCTGATGTTCGAGGAGATGCCCGGCATGGCCGCCCTGGCCGGCCCCGGAGCCTGGCAGACCACCGCCGAGCGGATGCTGCGCGAGCGCCTCGCCGCCCCGGCCGAGGAGCTGACCATGCCCTCCTTCGTGGTCGACGACCCGGGGCGGCCCGGCCGGCTCGCCGCCTGCGCCGTCGGCACCCTGGAGGAACGGCTGCCCTCGCCCGGCAACCCGGACGGCCTGTTCGGCTTCGTCTTCAACATCTGCACCGACCCCGACCACCGGCGGCGGGGCTACGCCCGGGCCTGCACCGAGGCGCTGCTGGACTGGTTCGACGGCCGCCGGGTCGGCCGGATCGACCTGCACGCCAGCAGCGGCGGCGAGGCGCTCTACCGCAGCCTCGGCTTCAGCGAGCACTCGATCGCGCTGTCCCGGCAGCGCTCCTACTAG
- a CDS encoding WhiB family transcriptional regulator, whose amino-acid sequence MLERRPAVRPQPQPPGGAAGAAAGEDNPWHTGAACRRDEAGLFFAPSKEPTAARLSREEQAKQVCARCPVLLECREHALAQPEPYGVWGGLTAAERRVVLARRRRRDAELREAARVATAGRRIAG is encoded by the coding sequence TTGCTGGAGCGCCGTCCGGCCGTCCGCCCCCAGCCGCAGCCCCCGGGCGGCGCGGCGGGCGCGGCCGCGGGCGAGGACAATCCGTGGCACACCGGTGCGGCCTGTCGGCGGGACGAGGCGGGGCTGTTCTTCGCGCCCTCGAAGGAGCCGACGGCGGCCCGGCTGTCGCGGGAGGAGCAGGCCAAGCAGGTGTGCGCCCGCTGTCCGGTGCTGCTGGAGTGCCGTGAGCACGCACTGGCCCAGCCGGAGCCGTACGGGGTCTGGGGCGGGCTGACGGCCGCCGAGCGGCGGGTGGTGCTGGCCCGGCGCCGCCGCCGGGACGCGGAGCTGCGCGAGGCGGCCCGGGTGGCCACGGCCGGGCGTCGGATAGCCGGCTGA
- a CDS encoding malonic semialdehyde reductase, translating to MTTDALVLDAAAQDLLFREARTANTFTDEPVTDEQVQAIYDLVKYGPTAFNQQPLRVVLVRSAEARERLVQHLADGNKAKTATAPLVAILAADNEFHEELPTQFPHFPQAKDVFFAERAVREQSAKLNGALQAAYFIVGVRAAGLAAGPMTGYDAEGIDKEFFGDGEHSVLAVVNIGKPGEDAWFDRSPRLAYEQVVTTI from the coding sequence ATGACCACCGACGCCCTGGTACTCGACGCCGCCGCTCAGGACCTGCTGTTCCGCGAGGCCCGCACCGCGAACACCTTCACCGACGAGCCGGTCACCGACGAGCAGGTCCAGGCCATCTACGACCTGGTCAAGTACGGCCCGACGGCCTTCAACCAGCAGCCGCTGCGCGTCGTCCTGGTCCGCTCGGCCGAAGCCCGCGAGCGCCTCGTCCAGCACCTGGCGGACGGCAACAAGGCCAAGACCGCCACTGCCCCGCTGGTCGCCATCCTGGCCGCGGACAACGAGTTCCACGAGGAGCTGCCGACCCAGTTCCCGCACTTCCCGCAGGCCAAGGACGTGTTCTTCGCGGAGCGCGCCGTCCGCGAGCAGTCCGCCAAGCTGAACGGCGCCCTGCAGGCCGCCTACTTCATCGTCGGCGTGCGGGCCGCCGGCCTGGCCGCCGGCCCGATGACCGGCTACGACGCCGAGGGCATCGACAAGGAGTTCTTCGGCGACGGCGAGCACTCGGTGCTGGCCGTGGTCAACATCGGCAAGCCGGGCGAGGACGCCTGGTTCGACCGCTCCCCGCGCCTGGCGTACGAGCAGGTCGTCACCACGATCTGA
- a CDS encoding AfsR/SARP family transcriptional regulator gives MEFRETPQTPALRFQVLGPVQAWLDGKPLSLGSPQQQAVLSTLLLQSGRPVTTQDLVDALWGERPPTQAVAALRTYVSRLRAVIEPRREVRRPAELLVSVADGYALRIPGEALDLAVFERLSAEAATARIAGDKHETHRLLAQALDLFRGRPLTGIPGPYADAQRLRLAERQVAAAEELCAAALDIGLHAEIVGELNSLTAEHPLRERLRELLMLALYRCGRQAEALGVYTDTRKLLIEELGVEPGIGLSAMHNRILAADPDLALPAAPAAATREEGPSTPPAPAQLPADVSDFSGRTELVSDLSTVLMNATGQAVVVTSLAGIGGVGKTTLAVHVAHRVRAEFPDGQLYVDLRGAGATPADPAVVLGDFLHALGVAESPDSLEQRAALYRSLLASRRMLILLDNARDAEQIRPLIPGVSGCAVLATSRSRLAGIPGAQLFDVEELTPAEALALFSAIVGEQRVAAEPEAAMKVVTACGFLPLAVRIAAARLASRPRWSVSDLARRLADQRRRLDELQLGNLAVETTIGLGYGQLSEAEARAFRLLALIDSPDIPLAAAAALLGVDENAAEDLAEALVEANMLECFTPGRYRYHDLLRLYAQRQNERIGDTEDQKQAVLRLLGLLIPTVRNAAQVIEPDDLVIEQLTTLTSPGLGLPTSHAAQDWLRTEGGLLLSTIEAAASGPGTLQRAAVDLLNYLISIDPDPTRGPRALRTLEAIREDAQRRDDSDALARVYFARGTLQSVTSDFQGAEQSFRRSLNHQAPNVPTDLLVATANMLGVMLSMGNRPAEALPFLEQARATSQAVGAPKAEARIVSNMARVQHRLGMAETAIKTASDGVAAARESKNGPLLAQTLYQLGVVLSGIEAVPHLREAHQLYQSQRNPLWEGYTLARLASALLVSEQPAEAAEAAGESLAIAQELDSPFCQGLANAALGEALLALAQPARGLACLQEAHAIFTRLGVPEASPVADLISRQHTEPFSSPPAP, from the coding sequence ATGGAGTTTCGGGAGACGCCGCAGACACCTGCGCTGCGCTTCCAAGTCCTCGGTCCGGTCCAGGCCTGGCTCGACGGGAAGCCCCTTTCTCTCGGCTCTCCGCAACAACAGGCCGTCCTGAGCACGCTTCTTCTGCAATCCGGACGCCCTGTCACCACGCAGGATCTGGTCGACGCGCTCTGGGGTGAGCGCCCCCCGACCCAGGCCGTCGCCGCGCTCCGCACCTACGTCTCGCGCCTGCGCGCCGTCATCGAGCCGCGCCGGGAGGTACGTCGACCTGCCGAGCTGCTGGTCTCGGTGGCCGACGGCTACGCGCTGCGCATCCCGGGTGAGGCCCTCGACCTGGCGGTCTTCGAACGGCTTTCCGCCGAGGCCGCGACCGCCCGGATCGCGGGCGACAAGCACGAGACACATCGGCTGCTCGCGCAGGCTCTGGACCTCTTCCGTGGCCGCCCGCTCACGGGCATTCCCGGTCCCTACGCCGACGCCCAGCGACTGCGACTCGCCGAGCGCCAGGTCGCCGCCGCCGAGGAGTTGTGCGCCGCCGCCCTCGACATCGGCCTGCATGCCGAGATCGTCGGCGAGCTCAACAGCCTGACGGCCGAACACCCGCTGCGCGAGCGCCTGCGAGAGCTGCTGATGCTGGCGCTGTACCGCTGCGGGCGCCAGGCCGAGGCGCTCGGCGTCTACACCGACACCCGCAAGCTGCTGATCGAGGAGCTCGGGGTGGAACCGGGCATAGGCCTGTCCGCGATGCACAACCGCATCCTCGCCGCCGACCCGGACCTCGCGCTCCCCGCTGCGCCTGCCGCCGCCACCCGCGAGGAAGGTCCGTCGACACCCCCGGCTCCAGCCCAACTCCCGGCCGACGTATCGGACTTCAGCGGTCGCACCGAGCTGGTGAGCGACCTCTCGACAGTCCTGATGAACGCCACCGGCCAGGCCGTAGTGGTCACCTCGTTGGCCGGCATCGGCGGGGTCGGGAAGACCACTCTCGCGGTGCACGTCGCACACCGAGTCCGCGCCGAGTTCCCGGACGGGCAGCTGTACGTCGACCTGCGCGGCGCCGGTGCCACTCCGGCCGACCCGGCGGTCGTCCTGGGCGACTTCCTGCACGCGCTCGGTGTCGCCGAGAGCCCGGACTCGCTCGAACAGCGCGCCGCCTTGTACCGCTCACTGCTCGCCAGCCGGCGGATGCTCATCCTGCTCGACAACGCGCGGGACGCCGAACAGATCCGACCGCTGATCCCCGGTGTCTCAGGCTGCGCCGTGCTCGCCACCAGCCGCTCCCGGCTGGCCGGCATCCCCGGTGCCCAGCTGTTCGACGTCGAGGAGCTGACCCCGGCCGAGGCACTGGCGTTGTTCTCGGCCATCGTCGGCGAGCAGCGGGTCGCTGCCGAGCCGGAGGCGGCCATGAAGGTGGTCACCGCCTGCGGCTTCCTGCCGCTGGCCGTCCGCATCGCTGCCGCCCGGTTGGCCAGCCGCCCGCGTTGGAGTGTCTCCGACCTGGCCCGTCGGTTAGCAGACCAGCGCCGACGGCTGGACGAACTCCAGCTCGGCAACCTCGCCGTGGAGACCACCATCGGGCTCGGCTACGGACAACTGTCCGAGGCCGAGGCCCGCGCCTTTCGGCTGCTCGCCCTGATCGACTCCCCCGACATTCCGCTGGCGGCCGCCGCGGCGTTGCTCGGCGTGGACGAAAATGCCGCCGAGGACCTCGCCGAGGCGCTGGTCGAGGCAAACATGCTGGAGTGCTTCACCCCCGGTCGCTACCGCTACCACGACCTGCTCCGACTCTACGCCCAGCGACAGAACGAGCGGATCGGGGACACCGAGGACCAGAAGCAGGCGGTGCTGCGACTGCTCGGCCTGCTGATCCCCACCGTGCGCAACGCAGCGCAGGTCATCGAGCCGGACGATCTTGTGATCGAGCAGCTGACCACACTCACCTCGCCGGGACTCGGCCTGCCTACGAGCCATGCCGCGCAGGACTGGCTGCGTACCGAGGGCGGCCTGTTGCTCAGCACCATCGAGGCCGCCGCGAGCGGCCCCGGCACCCTGCAGCGCGCAGCCGTCGACCTGCTGAACTACCTGATCAGCATCGACCCGGACCCGACCCGCGGCCCCCGAGCCCTGCGGACACTGGAGGCTATCCGCGAGGACGCGCAACGTCGTGACGACTCGGATGCGCTCGCCCGGGTGTACTTCGCCCGCGGCACCCTTCAGTCCGTCACCAGCGACTTCCAGGGGGCCGAACAGTCCTTCCGTCGAAGTCTGAACCACCAGGCGCCGAACGTCCCGACCGATCTGCTGGTGGCCACGGCCAACATGCTGGGTGTGATGTTGAGCATGGGCAACCGCCCGGCCGAGGCCTTGCCGTTCCTGGAACAGGCCCGGGCCACCAGCCAGGCCGTTGGCGCGCCGAAAGCCGAGGCCCGAATCGTCAGCAACATGGCGCGGGTACAACACCGGCTCGGTATGGCCGAGACGGCGATCAAAACCGCCAGTGACGGCGTCGCCGCCGCGCGGGAGTCGAAGAACGGCCCGCTGCTGGCCCAGACCCTCTACCAACTGGGTGTGGTGCTCTCAGGCATCGAGGCCGTCCCCCACTTGCGCGAGGCCCACCAGCTCTACCAGTCCCAGCGGAACCCGCTCTGGGAGGGCTACACCCTGGCCCGGCTTGCTTCCGCCCTGCTCGTTTCCGAGCAGCCCGCCGAGGCCGCCGAGGCAGCCGGCGAGTCGCTCGCGATCGCCCAGGAACTCGACTCTCCGTTCTGCCAGGGCCTCGCCAATGCCGCCCTGGGCGAGGCACTGCTCGCCCTCGCCCAGCCGGCGCGTGGCCTCGCCTGTCTCCAGGAGGCGCACGCGATCTTCACGCGGCTCGGTGTGCCGGAGGCCTCCCCCGTGGCGGACCTCATCTCCCGACAGCACACCGAGCCCTTCTCTTCTCCCCCCGCGCCTTGA
- a CDS encoding exodeoxyribonuclease VII small subunit: MAEQQEQQDATAPTPDDALGYEHARDALLEVVRRLENGGISLEESLALWERGEQLAKVCQRWLDGARARLDAALAAEEGAGPGGE, from the coding sequence ATGGCAGAGCAGCAGGAGCAGCAGGACGCGACGGCGCCGACCCCGGACGACGCGCTGGGCTACGAGCACGCCCGGGACGCCCTGTTGGAGGTGGTCCGGCGGCTGGAGAACGGCGGAATTTCCCTTGAGGAGTCGCTGGCGCTGTGGGAGCGTGGCGAGCAGCTGGCGAAGGTCTGCCAGCGCTGGCTGGACGGCGCCCGGGCCCGACTGGACGCCGCGCTGGCCGCCGAGGAGGGCGCGGGCCCGGGCGGGGAGTGA
- a CDS encoding fumarate hydratase, giving the protein MAPTPDFEYSDLLPLGADPTPYRKLTAEGVSTFEAGGRTFLQVEPEALRLLTAEAMHDISHYLRPAHLAQLRRILDDPEASPNDRFVALDLLKNVNISAGGILPMCQDTGTAIVMGKRGQNVLTSGADESAIARGVYDAYTKLNLRYSQMAPVTMWDEKNTGNNLPAQIELYATDGDAYKFLFMAKGGGSANKSYLYQETKAILNEASMLSFLEQKIRSLGTAACPPYHLAIVIGGTSAEFALKTAKYASAHYLDNLPTSGNAKTGHGFRDLELEAKVTELTQKIGIGAQFGGKYFCHDVRVVRLPRHGASLPVAMAVSCSADRQALGKITAEGVFLEQLETDPAKYLPDTTDEHLDDDVVRVDLNQPMTAIRAELSKYPVKTRLSLTGTLVVARDIAHAKIKERLDAGEGMPKYLQDHPVYYAGPAKTPEGYASGSFGPTTAGRMDSYVDQFQAAGGSMVMLAKGNRSKQVTDACAAHGGFYLGSIGGPAARLAQDCIKKVEVLEYAELGMEAVWRIEVEDFPAFIVVDDKGNDFFRETTEGPLITNLRIRSKE; this is encoded by the coding sequence ATGGCTCCCACGCCAGACTTCGAGTACAGCGACCTGCTCCCCCTGGGCGCTGACCCGACCCCGTACCGCAAGCTCACCGCCGAGGGTGTCTCCACCTTCGAGGCCGGCGGCCGCACCTTCCTCCAGGTCGAGCCCGAGGCGCTGCGCCTGCTCACGGCCGAGGCGATGCACGACATCTCGCACTACCTGCGCCCGGCGCACCTCGCCCAGCTGCGCCGCATCCTGGACGACCCGGAGGCCAGCCCCAACGACCGCTTCGTCGCGCTCGACCTGCTGAAGAACGTCAACATCTCGGCCGGCGGCATCCTCCCGATGTGCCAGGACACCGGCACCGCGATCGTCATGGGCAAGCGCGGCCAGAACGTGCTGACCTCCGGCGCGGACGAGTCCGCCATCGCGCGCGGCGTGTACGACGCGTACACCAAGCTCAACCTGCGCTACTCCCAGATGGCCCCGGTGACCATGTGGGACGAGAAGAACACCGGCAACAACCTGCCGGCCCAGATCGAGCTGTACGCCACCGACGGCGACGCGTACAAGTTCCTGTTCATGGCCAAGGGCGGCGGCTCCGCCAACAAGTCGTACCTGTACCAGGAGACCAAGGCCATCCTGAACGAGGCGAGCATGCTCTCGTTCCTCGAGCAGAAGATCCGCTCGCTCGGCACCGCCGCCTGCCCGCCGTACCACCTGGCCATCGTGATCGGCGGCACCAGCGCCGAGTTCGCGCTCAAGACCGCCAAGTACGCCTCGGCGCACTACCTGGACAACCTGCCGACCTCCGGCAACGCCAAGACCGGCCACGGCTTCCGGGACCTCGAGCTGGAGGCCAAGGTCACCGAGCTGACCCAGAAGATCGGCATCGGCGCCCAGTTCGGCGGCAAGTACTTCTGCCACGACGTGCGCGTGGTCCGGCTGCCGCGCCACGGCGCCTCGCTGCCGGTCGCGATGGCCGTCTCCTGCTCCGCCGACCGCCAGGCGCTGGGCAAGATCACCGCCGAGGGCGTCTTCCTGGAGCAGCTGGAGACCGACCCGGCGAAGTACCTTCCGGACACCACCGACGAACACCTCGACGACGACGTGGTGCGCGTCGACCTCAACCAGCCGATGACCGCGATCCGCGCCGAGCTGTCCAAGTACCCGGTCAAGACCCGGCTCTCGCTCACCGGCACGCTGGTCGTCGCCCGCGACATCGCCCACGCCAAGATCAAGGAGCGCCTGGACGCCGGCGAGGGCATGCCCAAGTACCTCCAGGACCACCCGGTCTACTACGCCGGCCCGGCCAAGACCCCCGAGGGCTACGCCTCCGGCTCCTTCGGCCCCACCACGGCCGGCCGGATGGACTCCTACGTCGACCAGTTCCAGGCCGCCGGCGGCTCCATGGTCATGCTCGCCAAGGGCAACCGCAGCAAGCAGGTCACCGACGCGTGCGCCGCGCACGGCGGCTTCTACCTCGGCTCCATCGGCGGCCCGGCCGCCCGCCTCGCCCAGGACTGCATCAAGAAGGTCGAGGTGCTGGAGTACGCCGAACTCGGCATGGAGGCCGTCTGGCGCATCGAGGTCGAGGACTTCCCGGCCTTCATCGTCGTCGACGACAAGGGCAACGACTTCTTCCGCGAGACCACCGAGGGCCCGCTGATCACCAACCTGCGGATCCGCTCCAAGGAGTAG
- the glpX gene encoding class II fructose-bisphosphatase, producing MTTQYPHHLPSALEVAPEAPDRNLALELVRVTEAAAMAAGRWVGRGDKNGADGAAVKAMRTLVSTVSMNGVVVIGEGEKDEAPMLYNGERVGDGTGAECDVAVDPVDGTTLTAKGMNNAVAVLAVADRGTMFDPSAVFYMDKLVAGPEAAEFVDITAPAAVNIRRVAKAKGSAVEDVTVVVLDRPRHDGLVREIREAGARIKFISDGDVAGAIMAAREGTGVDLLMGIGGTPEGIIAACAMKCMGGVIQGRLWPKDDAERQKALDAGHDLDQVLTTDDLVSGENVFFVATGITDGELLRGVHYRSETATTSSLVMRSKSGTIREINSVHKLSKLRAYSAIDFDRAN from the coding sequence ATGACCACGCAGTACCCGCACCACCTTCCCAGCGCCCTGGAGGTCGCGCCCGAGGCTCCGGACCGGAACCTCGCGCTCGAGCTCGTCCGGGTCACCGAGGCGGCCGCGATGGCCGCCGGCCGGTGGGTCGGCCGGGGCGACAAGAACGGCGCGGACGGTGCCGCCGTCAAGGCGATGCGCACCCTCGTCTCGACCGTCTCGATGAACGGCGTGGTCGTCATCGGCGAGGGCGAGAAGGACGAAGCCCCGATGCTGTACAACGGCGAGCGGGTCGGCGACGGCACCGGCGCCGAGTGCGACGTCGCAGTCGACCCGGTGGACGGCACCACGCTGACCGCCAAGGGCATGAACAACGCGGTGGCGGTGCTGGCCGTCGCCGACCGCGGCACCATGTTCGACCCCAGCGCCGTGTTCTACATGGACAAGCTGGTGGCCGGGCCGGAGGCCGCGGAGTTCGTCGACATCACCGCCCCGGCGGCCGTCAACATCCGCCGGGTCGCCAAGGCCAAGGGCAGCGCCGTCGAGGACGTCACCGTGGTCGTGCTCGACCGCCCGCGCCACGACGGCCTGGTCCGGGAGATCCGCGAGGCGGGCGCCCGGATCAAGTTCATCTCCGACGGCGACGTGGCCGGCGCCATCATGGCCGCCCGCGAGGGCACCGGCGTCGACCTGCTGATGGGCATCGGCGGCACCCCGGAGGGCATCATCGCGGCCTGCGCGATGAAGTGCATGGGCGGCGTGATCCAGGGCCGGCTGTGGCCCAAGGACGACGCCGAGCGGCAGAAGGCCCTCGACGCCGGGCACGACCTGGACCAGGTGCTCACCACCGACGACCTGGTCAGCGGCGAGAACGTGTTCTTCGTCGCCACCGGCATCACGGACGGCGAGCTGCTGCGCGGCGTCCACTACCGCTCGGAGACCGCCACCACCAGCTCGCTGGTGATGCGCTCCAAGAGCGGCACGATCCGCGAGATCAACTCCGTCCACAAGCTGTCGAAGCTGCGGGCCTACAGCGCGATCGACTTCGACCGCGCCAACTGA
- a CDS encoding DUF4245 domain-containing protein: protein MAAESKGMRGRQTVRDMVLSMLAVGFVVWIGYLFLPHDADRDPVHVVEYKVAAASAKRAAPYPLLSPDGLSDKWRATSVSYTPADLNGGKGNAWHLGFVTPSGQYAAVEQADVPRDKLLADKVAGAQPDGSSDAAGHTWERVQGDKARALTAQSGSATTLVTGTASYQELAELAQALK, encoded by the coding sequence GTGGCTGCAGAGAGCAAGGGCATGAGGGGTCGGCAGACCGTACGGGACATGGTCCTGTCGATGCTGGCGGTCGGTTTCGTCGTCTGGATCGGTTACCTGTTCCTCCCGCACGACGCGGACAGGGACCCGGTGCACGTGGTCGAGTACAAGGTGGCGGCGGCCTCGGCGAAGCGCGCCGCGCCCTACCCGCTGCTGTCCCCGGACGGGCTGTCCGACAAGTGGCGGGCGACCTCGGTCAGCTACACGCCGGCCGACCTGAACGGCGGCAAGGGCAACGCCTGGCACCTGGGATTCGTGACGCCCTCCGGCCAGTACGCGGCGGTCGAGCAGGCCGACGTCCCGCGCGACAAGCTGCTCGCCGACAAGGTCGCGGGCGCCCAGCCGGACGGCAGCTCGGACGCCGCCGGGCACACCTGGGAGCGGGTGCAGGGCGACAAGGCCCGGGCGCTGACCGCCCAGAGCGGCTCGGCGACCACCCTGGTCACCGGCACCGCCTCCTACCAGGAACTCGCCGAGCTGGCCCAGGCGCTCAAGTAA
- a CDS encoding DUF1707 SHOCT-like domain-containing protein produces MDNSPSQDDLGQPPVPAPVPLTKPELKPQPETKPQPETKPQPSHAPVAEAEMRVSDADRERIAELLRDAYAEGRLDAEEHAERIEAAYAAKTFGDLVPLTRDLPAHRSVSFDKPPLGAHEPAPAPARPLPPARQEAPSVVAVFGGAARKGRWRVGSHLTAFTAFGGVEIDLTDAVFESPEVEITVTAIFGGVEIRVPENVSLLGSGVGVFGGFDVREQTAADPYAPVVRVKGVALFGGCNAKPRRGKKLKEWVRKQLGTE; encoded by the coding sequence GTGGACAACTCGCCGTCGCAGGACGACCTGGGGCAGCCGCCGGTGCCGGCTCCCGTGCCCCTGACGAAGCCCGAACTCAAGCCCCAGCCCGAGACCAAGCCGCAGCCCGAGACCAAGCCGCAGCCCTCGCACGCCCCGGTGGCGGAGGCGGAGATGCGGGTCTCGGACGCCGACCGCGAGCGGATCGCGGAACTGCTGCGGGACGCCTACGCCGAGGGTCGCCTGGACGCGGAGGAGCACGCGGAGCGGATCGAGGCCGCGTACGCCGCCAAGACCTTCGGTGACCTCGTCCCGCTGACCCGGGACCTGCCCGCGCACCGGTCGGTCTCCTTCGACAAGCCGCCGCTGGGCGCCCATGAGCCCGCCCCCGCACCGGCCCGGCCGCTGCCGCCGGCGCGGCAGGAGGCCCCGTCGGTGGTGGCGGTCTTCGGTGGCGCGGCCCGCAAGGGCCGCTGGCGGGTCGGCTCGCACCTGACGGCCTTCACCGCGTTCGGCGGGGTGGAGATCGACCTCACCGACGCCGTCTTCGAGTCCCCCGAGGTGGAGATCACGGTGACCGCGATCTTCGGCGGGGTGGAGATCCGGGTGCCGGAGAACGTGAGCCTGCTCGGCTCCGGGGTCGGCGTCTTCGGCGGGTTCGACGTCCGCGAGCAGACCGCGGCGGACCCGTACGCTCCGGTCGTGCGGGTCAAGGGCGTTGCCCTGTTCGGTGGTTGCAACGCCAAGCCGCGCCGGGGCAAGAAGCTCAAGGAGTGGGTGCGCAAGCAACTCGGTACGGAATAG
- a CDS encoding type II toxin-antitoxin system prevent-host-death family antitoxin produces the protein METTKDMADDAVVRRKRLEALEKLSRRAAAGQFEPTIRVHEACKRALREAASGLASWQEADYLLRSPANAERLTAAVARDGADRPGVARAVEEPEALADPSH, from the coding sequence ATGGAGACGACGAAGGACATGGCGGACGACGCTGTTGTCCGCCGGAAGCGGCTGGAGGCCCTGGAGAAGCTGTCCCGGCGGGCCGCCGCAGGTCAGTTCGAGCCGACCATCCGGGTCCACGAGGCCTGCAAGCGGGCGTTGCGCGAAGCGGCTTCGGGCCTCGCCTCCTGGCAGGAGGCCGACTACCTGCTGCGCTCGCCCGCCAACGCCGAACGGCTCACGGCTGCCGTCGCCCGCGACGGAGCCGACCGCCCCGGGGTGGCGAGGGCCGTCGAAGAGCCGGAAGCACTGGCGGATCCGAGCCACTGA
- a CDS encoding class I SAM-dependent methyltransferase: protein MTTGQISDAFPVGEDAGDDGPDVRRRRAARALQAVAFDTIGAGYGEAFPAKDGQLECGRRLLDALEPGARVLDVGCGTGEPTVRQLTAGGLRVTGIDLSDAMVTLARQARTEGPCPAEFHRMDLYDLATERADRVWGAPALGPAGRGSFAAVTAFFSLILLPQDEIPTVLKRLRELLRPGGLLALGMVEADLDHVPLPFLGRELRISGYLREDLERVLVAAGFAVEECSGHPYAPASTTLPPEEQLFLCCRRVG, encoded by the coding sequence GTGACGACCGGACAGATATCCGACGCGTTCCCCGTCGGCGAGGACGCCGGCGACGACGGCCCCGACGTGCGACGACGTCGGGCGGCACGGGCCCTGCAGGCGGTCGCCTTCGACACCATCGGCGCCGGGTACGGCGAGGCGTTCCCCGCCAAGGACGGGCAGCTGGAGTGCGGGCGGCGGCTGCTCGACGCGCTCGAACCAGGCGCCCGGGTGCTGGACGTGGGCTGCGGCACCGGCGAGCCGACCGTGCGCCAGCTGACCGCCGGCGGGCTGCGGGTGACCGGGATCGACCTCTCGGACGCGATGGTCACGCTGGCCCGTCAGGCGCGAACCGAAGGCCCCTGTCCGGCCGAGTTCCACCGGATGGACCTGTACGATCTGGCCACCGAGCGCGCCGACCGGGTCTGGGGCGCGCCCGCGCTGGGCCCGGCGGGCCGGGGCTCCTTCGCCGCCGTCACCGCGTTCTTCTCGCTGATCCTGCTGCCGCAGGACGAGATCCCGACCGTACTGAAGCGCCTGCGCGAACTCCTGCGGCCGGGTGGACTGCTGGCGCTCGGTATGGTCGAGGCGGACTTGGATCACGTTCCGCTTCCGTTCCTTGGCAGAGAGCTGCGGATCAGTGGGTATCTGAGGGAGGATCTGGAACGGGTTCTGGTCGCCGCCGGTTTCGCCGTCGAGGAGTGCTCGGGGCATCCGTACGCGCCGGCCAGTACCACGCTGCCGCCGGAGGAACAGCTGTTCCTGTGCTGTCGACGCGTCGGCTGA